In Malus sylvestris chromosome 15, drMalSylv7.2, whole genome shotgun sequence, a single genomic region encodes these proteins:
- the LOC126604541 gene encoding auxin-responsive protein SAUR76-like yields the protein MAKGGKLTKLKSVLKKWNSFSKQNSRRSLNSVVSAADDDYSTDVISGDLRPVYVGKSRRRYLVASNIVDHPLFKELADRSDDDTINVACEVVLFEHLLWMLDNADPQPESLNELVEFYAC from the coding sequence ATGGCCAAAGGTGGGAAGCTAACAAAGCTCAAGTCAGTACTGAAGAAGTGGAACTCCTTCAGCAAGCAGAACAGCCGCCGCAGCCTCAATTCTGTTGTCTCCGCCGCCGATGACGATTACTCCACGGACGTAATCTCAGGAGACCTACGCCCTGTCTACGTGGGTAAGTCCCGAAGACGTTACCTTGTGGCCTCGAACATCGTAGACCACCCGCTTTTCAAGGAGCTGGCCGACAGGTCAGATGACGACACGATCAACGTCGCATGCGAGGTCGTGCTGTTCGAGCACTTGTTGTGGATGCTCGACAATGCCGATCCACAGCCCGAGTCCTTGAATGAGTTAGTCGAGTTCTATGCCTGCTGA